The Tenebrio molitor chromosome 5, icTenMoli1.1, whole genome shotgun sequence genome segment AAAGGTGCTGGTAGGGCAATCGTTCGTGCCGAAGAAATCGTCACACTAAATAAGTTAAGACGGACGTTTTCCAATCCATGaccacctttgaccaagacaatttttgatatttcCGTATTGCTATCGAAGAACGAAGAACGCAGGATAACCATTAACTCTGGATCTCTTCAAGGGAACATACCTATGGGGAAAAACATCATTCAGCACCAAGTAAAAGCTAGACATAGTGGCATCAACATCCTTACCATCACATAAAAAGACCATTCAACATTTTGCAATGTAAAATAAAGCAGATTAAGATTGCATTTCCTAAAAAATATTCCGAAAACTTAATACTACGAAGCTTCTTATGACGAAAGCTCATTGTGACTACCAATTTCAAACCAGGGTGATAAATATCTTCGTTGATGAGAGGAAGATCAGTCTTACCGACATCACAACATATGGACTCGGAAACCATAACAAGATTAAGCAGCCGGCCATTGGCGTTCAAAATGCCACTGCACTGCTTCAAATTAtagaaattgataaaattattgaCAATTCTACAGGAAGTTGACACAGAAGACTAACCAGACGAATGAcaattaaaatgagatactgttgcgagcaataaattttggtcatcaatgtcatttcaaaatttggttagattgtcacaaatttaaaaaatttccctgcctgattatgcccatgtcaacaaagtgtcaaaaaaatgagaacaaaatgacaattaatgtcatacaacatgatgataggttatgacatttacgactgttttacgaTGGAGCAtattcgattgcgtcaaagaatgaccttgacgaccaaaatttattgctcgcgactgtacattaaAATCACCTAACACGAGTAAGTCAGAACCATATAATACATGCAAGGACATtagaaaatcgaaaaaaatagtaaaaggATTAATGTCACATTGTGGAAGAATACAGGTTGGTTGGTGTACCGTGCTCGAGacactgggtccttggtgcctaactcacaagaaattggtggtcctccgcgagaagttagaacgccagagacAGAAAatgctgttcttcagtcctttgatgacgaaggtagaagaagtatatttgaagTACTATATTTACCTcgaacctatcaatattttagaagaactaaatGACCATATATACGAAAcactggctactgttattcctaatatgcttagactggcaagggaaaatttaataaaacgagatCGTCTACtccttcagatgaaaggtggtaattttgaacacttgttataaattattctttttattttgcatatttcttatttcatttgttgcattctacatcgtttagttataaaatttgatcttaaatttttactaataatgatgctaaaataaataggttagttcagtccagttttgtcttctttctttcagaactgccactatgcttgatcttttgttcaaaacctacgtgtaactccagctttttttgcaatgtcaagaatgttcgtaaaagtcttttctttcatttcaacgatgacgagtcccgctcgtgtagctgcgataatacgttgcagatgcagaGTAGTAAActccgtccagcgagagattgggagagtttaaattgtaggcttgtaacccaacactacaaaatccactagaatacaatacaaaatttttttatcaaataaattattgtggtgGTACCATTGAAATCATTTCGCGGGCATTGTAATCCTACGCCAATTTATGCTGTCACagcaaattgtcaaatttcagcTGTTGTCGTTGCCGCTGTCATTTTGAATCGTCAACACCGTGTGTGGTTTATTTGCTCTTTCGTCTTCAAGTGAGgtattttgttgtgtttaaaaCTTCTTAATTATCTGGGATAAGTTTGTTTGTTGGTTTGCATTGGCTAAGTTCTGTATTGTTAACCTCCGAGTAATGtgtgttttgttcgttatttcttgcttaactatttttttttgtggtgtttAAACTTTCTAAGTTTTTAAGATTAGTTagtttgttgttttagtttgtttctGGTCTATACGTTCCCTATTGTTTACCTTCGAGTGCCTTTTTTAAGTGacatttctatttataaaCATGAATCCCTTTAGTGATATCACGAACAATATCTAGACTGATGCAAAGGTAtaaagataatatttttaatttaattacattgctttaaaactgttttGTAGGCAACCCGAAGCTATTTGACTGTAGCTGGCAACCCAGCAGCCCAGAGGATGATGCAAGTGCTtattcatttttcataaatgaaaaactTACAACTGAAAGTCCACTGGAGGTTGCTTTTCATACCTTATAACACAAAATAGTATtatatcataattttattgacatCATCATTGATTAGGTCAGATTAGTCAAgggttaaaagtatttttcttaAAGGTCACTGCGAGATGCTTAGGAGTTAGCAAAAACACAGTGTCAAAGTGTAAAGATGGTTTAACTAAAACATCATCCAGAAAGTTGACGAGGCAGCGTCCCAGAAGAGTTACAGCAGACTTGCATTGCAATATTAAGCAAGAAGTTCATCTTGTACTCAATAATATGGTGCAGAGCAGTAAGACAAGGGTTGTGTACTGtaaagctatttttttttaatgaaatatttcttttttaaattttcagtctTCTACCGCCACAGGCTCTTCTGATGTTTATTCAATAAGTAAAGTTAATATTCTagaatatatattttaataagtcAAATTGAATTCGGACTGGCGCACGATAGTCGGTCATTCAGACAAACGTCTGCAGGAAGTCTCAGGATTTAAGTTAAATTAACCTTGACGGTCTCGTTgtccatttttgttttatgtttatattacGTATGTCTTAAGGATACTCGAGCAGcagttaatttgaaattaaccaGTTACTGCAGGTGAAAACAAGAAcgtatttgattttatttatttgaaaaattaaatacaggcgTCCTTCAACCCaaggaattgttttattttaactccTAGCCCCCTGAGAAGTTCCCCATATTCACGAACTGATCTGCCGCTATTTTGAACACAACAATTTCGTAGACATTTCTCGACCAGCAAAATTAAGTCGTTTGATTTCGCATTGAtataaaattgatatttaaaCGATCTTGTTGGTTgatgttttacttttaaatattcttgACGCAagtaccgtgtgagcaacaagtactgattgagttggcaataaattctggtgatttttggtgacttttatgtcatgtccaacgagaaaaccattttattaataaaagattacaaaaaccaagacgtttaaatttgaaatgtataccaggtgtcaatattgtcaataaaacaaaccgaaataggtacaattcacagtcttgaaaattttatgtaaatttttttttgccaactgtaacagttattgttgctcaccctgtagttATCAAGAGTAGgtaggtacagtcgatggacaaataaaactggaacaaaaatgacaatcacataagtcaaaatttacaaatttgcatcgtttaattactgctttatcacaaataggttaactttggaatGACATGTTGTATatacactgacaaatatattgacaattcaatggtctgatttacacagattaaattttaagtgtcccagttttatttgtccaccgaccgtacacgTCTTCGTGTAAAATACTGCAactgtaatattttcattcattttatctatTATTCGTTAAGGTActtcattaattagagcataatttcagggcacaaaatgttactgcttgaaggatatatttcaaattttacgcgcgctaggtactactttctctgcgtagaatttagtgatttttatgtcaaccaatctctcactggacaaactatagtaatatgtattactcacttgacgctacgtcgccattttaccttccatcaacaaaggttcaattcatcatatccctcccgtcaatttcccatacccctcaaggttacaattgctctggaaattttcactcataacaaaccatatttgATTCTTGCCGGAAaaagaaacttcttgcgttccctgatttagattctatacatttgttcacctgcctttggcgaaattatcccatttttggttatttcaaaagtagctgtcacttttgacgtctgcCTTGACAAGTTGACTAGATAAATAttgacgccggtaattatgttgataggcactgcactattacttgatagtaatatccgtaatagtgtatgtactctggcaaaattgccgtgccgccgggtggaggtgggatagtaatagtatattatatattgagggagagaaatgcatgatttttcctaaggtgcagtttttacaaagcaccgagggaaaaatgagcattctctccagaagtatatatactatttttttcacggtagggagtagaaacagcacaaaaatctaaaattttaagaataaaaaaattatgacaaatgagttgtcatctttcgatgaatttaatggaattagtagttgccttgacaacacaattagatttttgtcacaactgtcaaaaaaaatgaaaactcccattagatttttgtcacaactgtcaaaaaaatggaaactccctagggagcaaatatttgctccctagggagaaaatgctctacttctgtcacgacGTTGACATCCGAgaagttgatttctactcccgatcgtgaaaaaaaattattattcatcgaattatacgttgcttgacaattgagggaaggtactcaattttctcataaaggaAAAATTAGATCaagctctattggtcaatttgattaattcataactaaaaagctgttgcaccctgaatatttttctaaacgttttttaccttcattaccatcaaggaatatacagtttcaatttgacaCCCTGCATAAGTGACTAGTACGTAAAGCGtcctaaatttgaaataaagttttactattaaaatatcgATGATAGGCAATAAATCACAGACTGCAATGTCATTATCCCTGACAGAAGAGCTGAATGTACTATCAATTGCTATTAAAACACCACGTTCACGTACATGACCAGTCAAGTCACAATCTCAATCCTTCGTATAAACATTATAATTAGAAATATCGAACAAATTACTGTTGTTAATGCTATCGTTCAGCCATGTCTTAGTTAAAATGTTGCAATCATGCGCAAGctatataaaattatttagttCTACTACACTACACACGATATAAGTGGTGCATAATTTTTAAGATAGCTGTCAAGGtaaatttatacaattttatttttctaattaagCTCGCCCAcgtttgacagattttaaagGAGTActaaatgttgcttggcaacgttccatcaattgttttaaaaggTGTCTGCTCAAATACATACCTACcttcaaaatctaatcttttcgatggatcagacgagtgatttagttagttgtttatattttttaatctttaacaatctaataataattgcgcttaattttcaataaaggtagcatgtgttaaaattacattttttaacttgaggtaattttattattactgattgaatcttcaccgtctaaaatatctacattttgaatttcataaaaatccgttggcaaataaccgagataacTATTAGTACATTATGTACAACGTCATaatgtaataactaataacgcAATAGTGCAGTAAAGTGTAGTgcaaagtgacatttttgtacttttgcaGTGATGTCGCTGGTATTAAAGATGTAATAGCAACATTTTTTGCAGTCTCAATGTCTAAGGGGCTGTATCGTGTATATCATCTGCAGTTTCGCAGTCGTAACACTGggattgtaaaataaaaataataacaaataatcaaattaataaatgaaatgtAATAACCTTATTTAGTCCAGTTAGTGGGGATAAAAATGGTCGTTGCCttacaaaagatgaggtagtaatgattttgaaatatgttgttTGAGTAGCGACCTTGGGGGCGGTGAGCGCGAGTCGCCATCTTAAATGAAAGGTGCAAAAAACacgtttttacaaaataactCGATAACAGTTTATTATatgagaaaaatgttcaaataaaagttgtaaaggacaaaatttgacaacttttttgtatttatactTTTCTTGTAAGCTTAATAGGGATTGAGATACAATCGACGAAACATGGAATTTAACGAAAAACGTCAAAGTTTATTGTTAGcaaagcaaatattttttgtaatacactgcgccgcaaaaaaagtaaaaacttttaaaaagcctgtaaatttaaattttaaatgatgcaTTATAAAAAGTGGTTTTCTAATGAGTATCGGATTTAAACTTTAAGATAATgcgaatgaacattttttatttccaaatggcagtgaaaaattttctaaaaaggaatacgattaattttctaaattaggtatgagttaattttgcggcgcagtgtatAATGCTGTAGTTTACTATACTTATTAATAATGATAGTTAagacataatttaatttatcaatttcattAGTATACCTGTtctacctattttttttatactaacgtatgaaacaaaaaaaccaagcggggttaaaaaaataaatgttgtccattgaacttaaaattgtttgaaaatgatTCAAAACTCCTCTATAgacgatgtttttttttttgtaaaaactctCATCGTTTGCTAGATGCCCTTGACCGTTATATtcggaaatataaaatctcaaaCCATCTAATGATTGAACTCTACTTGCTGCGATGTACAATTATTGACCATATctaaaaactaataaaattccaattttttttgaatgtttgTCGTTGAGACTTATTTATACTCATCGCAAATGCAGGTATAATTGGAAATTGAGTTCTTTGAAAgttaaatgataaaataatacctgaatatgttaaatttatacgtggaatcaaaattctcttattgcgTGCGGTTTCAGTTAAAACTTCGCAATCAGTAGCATTACGATGCATAAACTTGATGCGCATTTTTGTTCCATTGACTAATGCTTcctttgtatttaagtttctgatAAGTATCAGTTATAGGatgcaattaactttcaatactaacttattaggcatgaaattaggaaaatcacaccggaaatgttactatcgatttgcaatttgccaatAAAGAAATGGcgcccattttgaacatttgttgcattaaagagtatacttataaaattggtttctattttttaacatGTAGGCTTTGAACATATTCAGGAAGCAAATAGTGCGCTGTATTTATTGCAAAGTAgcctttcaaacgaggtgtcacttggcataccgttacatttgaaaaaaaaagttaggggtggttgcgcacttccgggagcagatatgcaaaaaccatatgcaCCAAAATGTGGGCAAAGAAAAACGAAAGTCGACCTGTTCCGGGATTTTTTACaaggattttttacaaaaatcgcccATGTCcaaattatgaattttattccagttaataAAGTTACCACACTGTATAGATTGAATAGTTTTCCGTTGTTTACAGCGCCAAAAAGATGAGCATCCTAACCAATATAACTTTGTGGAtaggatttttttgttttgttttttggtgCCTAAATCGGacaaatagaaacaaaaaattttacaaaagttTGCCAGGTCCACCTACGATTCCTTTTTTTGGAAATGCGTTAGACTTTAAATCCACCCAAGGTGAGGAGGTACACTGGAAATATTCCTTGGACTAAAAGAGATTCTTTTAGATGTGTTAAGAAACTTGTATAATTACACTAAAAATTATGGACCAATACTAAAGGCCCAAATTGGACCCTTCCGTAAGTTCATACTTGTGTCagattacaagttgttggaaaCCATTTTAAGCAGTACTAAACTGGTTAAGAAATCTGTAGATTACAACTTTTTCCATCCATGGTTAGGCACCGGTTTATTAACAAGCGATGGTAACATCAAAGTAATTATTTGAACATTTCTAGAAACAAAATTCTAGGTCTTAAATGGAAAAAACACAGACGTGTTCTAACTCCCGCTttccattttcaaattttagaacaGTTTTTGCAAGTTTTTGAATCTTgtggaaataaaattgttaaaatatttgaaaacgaGGTGGGAAAAGAAGGTTTTGATATTTATCCATATGTTACCTTATGTACGTTGGACATCATTTGTGGTGAGTCTTGTAATGTTCTAAGAAATAAGAATATAAGAAAAtaaagaacaattttttttcagaaagTATTATGGGAATTAATATTAACGCTCAGGATAATTGTGATTCAGATTATGTgcgaagtgtcaaaaatatgtGTAGGGTAGTTACGGAAAGGTCAATGTCACCATTACAACCGTACGATTTTCTGTTTCCGTTGACAAGAAATTATTACACCCAAAAAAAGtcattgaaaattttacacaAACAAACCAATGAGGTAATTTACGCCAGGATGAAGGAGCTGAAAAATCAGGAACAGTCAATTATGAATGACCATgattcaaaaaagaaaaaacccTTTTTGGATTTACTTCTACAGACGCAAATTGACGGCAAACCACTTACCCACGAGGAAATAAGAGAAGAAGTAGACACTTTTATGTTTGCGGTTCGTTTCTTCTTGTGGTTTCTACATTATATTATGTTGAGTTTCTCAATCGCAGGGCCACGATACCACAGCTTCTGCTATAAGTTTTACCCTCTACTGCTTAGCTAATCATCCAAACGTTCAGGTAAGACAAATTCTGCCTCTGAAAGAACAtactaaatatgtattataaaataaaataaaaataaaaattagtgaACATTTGTTTCAacgtaattgaaatttttggaCTTTTTAAAATAGTAGAAATCACACTTCGCATACAGTTTTCTCGTACGAAATTATTTTGCTCGACTATTCGAATTCAAATAAGATTCTTTGTACAGTGGaagaataatgaaaataaaaactaccTAATAGTTGATCCATACATtttaatacagggtcattagcattactcattataaatgattgtcccatcgcagttggcgttgaaaacccacacaaattttggatatccgccagcctcgcaacgttagacgaactagtagacagatttccactaccgccggcagcgccacctatcggcgatactagtctcactcacgTTATGAGGCTtccggcacattcaactacgtcaccaatgcctactgcgatgggacaataatttataatggcCCTGTAGAAACCATACTAAActgtaacaaaattaataaaaatgatttcaatttattaatataataacaaattaagagcataataaataaatatatatagcTGCGATTTACatattcttaaaataaaaaaataaacaacaagatTGTTCTAATAAGACGAAAGGCCAATTTAGCGACAATGGACCATATCacgacacccttattaaatttaatcatgactctaattaccttggtgacgaattcgtctctttctggcaggttacaactgcataaatctatatcgattttgtttactttaattaCGAGTTTAGTTAtcggcaactttaataacggtgtcgtgatacggcccaaagttgttaaaattaaataatgtatCACAAGATGTATTTATTCTGTATTAGTTAAAAGGGTAACCTGTCCTCCAAagcatttaatttaatatataataatataattattgtaaCCTTGTATTTATTATAGCTGGAACGTTTATCTTTCTACCAGTGActagatatttttaatttttcagcaAAAAGCCTTTCAAGAACAACGAATCATATTTCAAGACAAGGAAACAGACACCGCAACTTACGCTGATTTGCAAAGCAtgaaatatttagaaaaggTCATTAAAGAAAGCTTGAGGCTTTATCCATCAGTACCGGTTTATGGAAGAGAAACAAATGAGGAAGTACAATTTGGTACTTgctttattttgaaattcgtgttttttattaatttatataaatattcaGATGACAACACATATTTGCCTAAGGGAGATACAATATTGATATTTGCTTTTGGTATACACAGAGATCCAAAGCATTTTGAAGAACCTGAAACGTTCAATCCGGAAAGATTTGAAAATGCAGATGGTAAATTTCCTTATGCTTATATACCCTTCAGCGCTGGACCACGGAATTGCAtcggtaaaaaaaatctttatttattatatttaaattttttcaatgtgGCGACGGAAAGTCAAATTTTATGATGATAAATGTCTTATTTTTGACTGTGGTAAGAAAAATTTTCAGCACGCTGTACacttctatttaaaaaaaaaagcgtacacgtATTGAGGGTTACTGTAAATggagataaaattaattaatcgtttccaagaaaacgtattactgacattttgtatgtatgtcaaatgtgtgaaaattgctttttgtaaattttatttttttttttctataaatttatgaataaaaggttgagttgtgtttgtagtaattggtaatacttgtctaataaataaggcaaaaCATTTACACACATTAAAATCTCTGAAAAATACATCGATAAAATCCAGCTATCAGCACGGGTTTTGTTACAGGtttctaagtaacaacaattaaaagataCATTTACAATATGACAATCTAGCCAAAATTGTGCTCACTacttgtacgcttttttttaatagaactGTACAGCATAAGTCAGCTAAAATAGGTCAGTCGCataaaacagaaactaaagaatcatttgaaaatgttttgtgcGCATTctcatgcgccaacaaaaaacactcatgtttagaatctgcgtctctaataggtctattattgtattcaatttggaatcgtttatggctatctctaactctactttttaacatatgttgcagatgtagttgcatccgttaccttgaattaccaattaatacaaaactagaggtcgcccagcggtcgaaattcgaccgttttcattaaatttttaagtttgaatgTTACTGAgggttttttttatcaaagagtatacctctataattatcgactgtaattacacgagaggtctttttttgtccggataaaattgaatttttttacgataatttggttgcttggtaaattgacgacacaaaccacccgataaaaaaacgagtccgaaggacgagtttttttatctggtggtttgtggagtcaatttaccaaaaagaaaccaaatcagagtttaaaaaatgaaattttatcctggacgaaaaaaacctcgagcgtaattcgatgagataatttaatgaataataataggtaggttattatgaaaaattgaattggccattttgcacgtcaatttattacaagctgtgtcaatgtttaagattgttggttcgttatcataacaacaaacaataatcaggttcgaaaaagtttgccacggaagtttaagcacattttatccagatgcaaagttagggctaactttatccgatgtcaaagtgacaaatgcatcgcggcttatgggattttttatatatgaattaaattttcgactgtaattacacgagaggtctttttttgtccggataaaattgattttttttacgataatttggttgcttggtaaattgacgacacaaaccacccgataaaaaaacgagtccgaaggacgagtttttttatctggtggtttgtggagtcaatttaccaaaaagaaaccaaatcagagtttaaaaaatgaaattttatcctggacgaaaaaaacctcgagcgtaattcgatgagataatttaatgaataataataataataataataacaataataataataataagtttaTTCATGCGAAGATACAGCGTATTTGCACACGTCAACAAACTAAATTTAACTAGAAGAGAATGCAgctaaaaaattcaactaagcataataatatatgtacatcaaattataattaataaggagtaaaagaacaaaaacgaaagcaaagaaaaattattgatcAACTACAAGACTTGTGCACCCATATCATGTAAAATCAGTGAATTTATTCTCTAAAAACTCTTCAAacgaataaaatgatttttctataagatatgatttgattttactcaataataataggtaggtaataataggtaggtaattatgaaaaattgaattggccattttgcacgtcaatttattacaagctgtgtcaatgtttaaaattgttggttcgttatcataacaacaaacaataatcaggttcgaaaaagtttgccatggaagtttaagcacattttatccagatgcaaagttagggctaactttatccgatgtcaaagtgacaaatacatcgcggcttatgggattttttatacatgaattaaattatcgcttataatttttttgaattttgttctattacgTCAGCTACGAGCGTTTACAAATACGTCATTATGCACtaattttcgagttatttgaaaaatacgaacgatAGGAAAAATGAGGTATAGTTTGGCtatgccatatttaaaaaacaataacgcgttttttgacatttcgttaggttttttattgctatacTGGCCAGGTTTCGCCAAGGCTACACAGTTAATTAGtctatctttttcaaattatataaaattgaaattaaaaattaaatcgaaaaatgaaaagtgaaataaagaacacgtgtttcgtattttttatacctatatttttattgaaacaaaaaaaccgggcggttaaaaaaataaaatgtccattgaacttaaaataaaatttcatcgttTGCTAAATGCCCTTGGCCGTTATATtcggaaatataaaatctcaTACCATTGAATGATGATCGAACGCTACTTACAGCGACATAGAATTGAAAACTGGCTGcttcaataaaattgcaattttttcgaatatttgttgttgagacttatttattgtcatcgcaaatg includes the following:
- the LOC138131904 gene encoding cytochrome P450 4c3-like isoform X2, with the translated sequence MSILTNITLWIGFFCFVFWCLNRTNRNKKFYKSLPGPPTIPFFGNALDFKSTQDVLRNLYNYTKNYGPILKAQIGPFRKFILVSDYKLLETILSSTKLVKKSVDYNFFHPWLGTGLLTSDGLKWKKHRRVLTPAFHFQILEQFLQVFESCGNKIVKIFENEVGKEGFDIYPYVTLCTLDIICESIMGININAQDNCDSDYVRSVKNMCRVVTERSMSPLQPYDFLFPLTRNYYTQKKSLKILHKQTNEVIYARMKELKNQEQSIMNDHDSKKKKPFLDLLLQTQIDGKPLTHEEIREEVDTFMFAGHDTTASAISFTLYCLANHPNVQQKAFQEQRIIFQDKETDTATYADLQSMKYLEKVIKESLRLYPSVPVYGRETNEEVQFDDNTYLPKGDTILIFAFGIHRDPKHFEEPETFNPERFENADGKFPYAYIPFSAGPRNCIGQKFAMLEMKSTISKILRKYELQPAFPHHEMELVCESILKSANGIKISLKFR
- the LOC138131904 gene encoding cytochrome P450 4d2-like isoform X1 — translated: MFAGHDTTASAISFTLYCLANHPNVQQKAFQEQRIIFQDKETDTATYADLQSMKYLEKVIKESLRLYPSVPVYGRETNEEVQFDDNTYLPKGDTILIFAFGIHRDPKHFEEPETFNPERFENADGKFPYAYIPFSAGPRNCIGQKFAMLEMKSTISKILRKYELQPAFPHHEMELVCESILKSANGIKISLKFR